A single window of Desulfobotulus pelophilus DNA harbors:
- a CDS encoding LPP20 family lipoprotein: MFSLNNRMLAVLGIFLLTACMGTTGTGVHSSHKTDAPRPKWTTEPPRQAGYIFGVGSVETYGNARTAIQRAQEAARVDLLSQLRVTVSGTMQTSIRVEGDDERFASIHKVVQQETSSRVQEIEMTGIEITETWLNPAETEAWALARLNRAKTESELLFGLEDLEDTLLNRGTGTGSTLDRIRHIIPSLTDLEERRQILNQLTFLAAGSQIPDREKGRRVDALQAEIRNLLASLTIRLEPQNDDAIKMLGIMAQTLTRMGFNLHDEGADLRIRLSISMTPVSRNQIFHVVTQAEGQVQTPEGRTLYALRESGRSSSSDPQIARNKAVEDMALKLADALASGLFQHL; encoded by the coding sequence ATGTTCAGCCTAAACAACAGAATGCTAGCTGTACTTGGAATTTTTCTGCTCACCGCCTGCATGGGAACGACAGGAACGGGTGTTCATTCCTCCCACAAAACCGACGCTCCCCGGCCTAAGTGGACGACGGAACCTCCGCGGCAGGCAGGATATATTTTTGGCGTCGGCAGTGTGGAAACCTATGGCAACGCACGAACGGCCATTCAGCGGGCCCAGGAAGCAGCCAGAGTTGATCTTTTATCCCAGCTGAGGGTAACGGTCAGCGGCACTATGCAGACCAGCATACGTGTCGAAGGCGATGATGAAAGATTCGCCAGTATCCACAAAGTGGTACAGCAGGAAACCAGCTCCCGTGTGCAGGAAATTGAAATGACGGGTATTGAAATAACAGAGACCTGGCTGAACCCTGCCGAAACCGAAGCCTGGGCACTGGCAAGACTCAACAGGGCAAAGACGGAGAGTGAACTTCTATTTGGCCTGGAAGATCTGGAAGATACCCTCTTGAATCGGGGAACGGGAACCGGCAGCACCCTGGACCGTATCCGTCACATCATACCGAGTCTTACGGACCTTGAGGAGCGGAGGCAGATCCTCAACCAGCTTACCTTCCTTGCCGCAGGCAGCCAGATCCCTGACAGGGAAAAAGGCCGCCGTGTGGATGCCTTACAGGCAGAAATACGAAATCTGCTGGCAAGCCTTACCATCCGTCTTGAACCCCAGAACGACGACGCCATAAAAATGCTGGGAATTATGGCGCAGACCCTTACCCGCATGGGGTTTAACCTCCATGATGAAGGTGCAGATCTTCGCATCCGCCTTTCCATTTCCATGACGCCAGTGAGTCGGAATCAGATTTTTCATGTGGTCACCCAGGCAGAAGGTCAGGTCCAGACACCCGAAGGGAGAACCCTCTACGCCCTGCGTGAATCAGGCCGTTCATCTTCCAGTGATCCGCAGATTGCGCGGAACAAGGCCGTTGAAGACATGGCTCTGAAACTTGCGGATGCACTGGCTTCCGGCCTTTTTCAGCATCTTTAA
- a CDS encoding TRAP transporter substrate-binding protein, whose amino-acid sequence MPCFLRGTIYLFPLLLLCTAAMANNALEAFTADFDSSEAPYRCIVSNVSHPVIQGVSAGFVLRDRIWEKSNGQIYVDFKPLSMLGGEVEVLNLLQMGAIQGMGVSSVAATNLGPRFGVVNLPFLVDSFDKLERFVNSGPLFDHFLRAMEHQGIIGLDITAYGNYGWASTQPIQSLAEARTMRLRIAEAAVNQLIYREWGLRPVVMPWPDVPVALRQGVINSLDHTPTVCNITRKFEVARHFTEVNYAQGLFIWIFNKAWLDSLPDDLKVLFQETVREVASEIRQQAKDQEEDEIRKAKEAGVTFHRLSDADMSELRARSVRVHDRYRNQINRLYRHDEYRPENYLLEMQNLLDYVP is encoded by the coding sequence ATGCCCTGTTTTCTGCGAGGAACAATTTACCTGTTCCCCTTGCTGCTGCTCTGTACGGCTGCCATGGCCAACAATGCCCTGGAAGCCTTTACCGCTGATTTTGATTCATCCGAGGCCCCTTATCGCTGCATAGTTTCCAATGTCTCTCATCCGGTCATTCAAGGCGTTTCTGCCGGTTTTGTTCTCCGTGACCGGATATGGGAAAAAAGCAATGGTCAAATCTACGTGGACTTCAAGCCTCTGTCCATGCTCGGCGGCGAAGTGGAAGTGCTGAATCTTCTTCAGATGGGCGCCATACAAGGAATGGGAGTCAGCTCCGTAGCCGCCACCAACCTTGGACCCCGCTTCGGTGTTGTCAACCTGCCCTTCCTGGTAGATTCCTTTGACAAGCTCGAACGTTTTGTTAATTCCGGCCCCCTTTTCGACCATTTTCTCAGAGCAATGGAGCATCAGGGCATCATCGGTCTGGATATAACTGCCTACGGAAACTACGGATGGGCCAGCACCCAGCCTATTCAAAGTCTTGCAGAAGCCCGTACCATGAGACTTCGCATAGCGGAGGCAGCAGTCAATCAACTCATCTACCGTGAATGGGGTCTCCGGCCTGTGGTTATGCCGTGGCCTGATGTTCCCGTAGCCCTCCGTCAGGGTGTCATCAACAGCCTGGACCATACACCCACTGTGTGCAACATCACCCGGAAATTTGAGGTTGCCCGTCACTTCACAGAGGTGAACTATGCTCAGGGACTCTTTATCTGGATTTTCAACAAAGCATGGCTGGACAGTCTTCCCGATGACCTGAAAGTGCTTTTTCAGGAAACAGTGCGCGAAGTTGCTTCAGAAATACGGCAACAGGCAAAGGATCAGGAAGAAGATGAGATCAGAAAGGCTAAAGAAGCCGGCGTGACATTCCACAGGCTTTCCGATGCGGACATGAGTGAATTGAGGGCCCGGTCCGTCAGGGTGCACGACCGCTACAGAAATCAGATCAACCGCCTCTACAGACATGATGAATACAGGCCGGAAAATTATCTGCTCGAAATGCAGAACCTTTTGGACTATGTGCCGTGA
- a CDS encoding TRAP transporter small permease, with protein MKILFLMVRRIEEWTLFIAVMTALLGLFVSVVLRYCFHITFAGADELVRNTIILTTFIGLSAAIRKDRLIRVDAMAQLFPGLRFILTLISQGAVMLFAGLLIRFGMELVIMMHQTGQNTIIWNMPLWILYAILPVSGVLMAIRTAEELWKLLCQRPNSPDREREAP; from the coding sequence GTGAAAATTCTTTTTCTCATGGTCCGCCGCATCGAGGAATGGACTCTTTTTATCGCTGTAATGACGGCTCTTCTTGGTCTTTTTGTATCCGTTGTGCTGAGATACTGCTTCCATATTACCTTTGCCGGTGCCGATGAGCTGGTACGCAATACCATTATTCTTACCACCTTCATCGGCCTTTCCGCAGCCATCCGGAAAGACAGGCTTATCCGTGTCGATGCCATGGCTCAGCTGTTTCCGGGTCTTCGTTTCATACTCACCCTGATCAGTCAGGGCGCGGTCATGTTATTTGCCGGTCTGCTCATCCGTTTTGGTATGGAGCTCGTCATCATGATGCATCAGACCGGCCAGAACACCATCATATGGAATATGCCCCTATGGATTCTGTACGCCATCCTTCCCGTTTCCGGCGTACTGATGGCCATACGAACGGCTGAAGAGCTATGGAAACTGCTGTGCCAGCGTCCAAACAGCCCTGACCGGGAACGGGAAGCCCCATGA
- a CDS encoding bifunctional riboflavin kinase/FAD synthetase, with protein MQVIEHISEILQPFHKAVVSIGNFDGVHKGHTALFQRVREKADAIGGTAIGITFDPHPLVVIRPDHRPPLITMKEQKIELITATGMLDVLLVLPFDKKFATIPAEDFIRKFLIQTIGMQGIIVGPDYAFGRNREGSIELLERLGAELDFDVTVPQWITSENRHERISSTKIREVVALGNVEAAVPMLGRYYQVRGRVESGRQRGGRLLGFPTANIGLQDELCPAAGVYAVTAETHQGTHLGVANIGYSPTFDDNIFTVEVHILDFSENIYGKQIRINFIQRLRGEKKFSGIEALSQQIHYDIEKAREIFNQKELKEKP; from the coding sequence ATGCAAGTCATTGAGCATATTTCAGAAATCCTGCAACCTTTTCATAAGGCTGTTGTCAGCATCGGCAATTTTGATGGTGTCCATAAAGGTCACACAGCTCTTTTCCAGAGGGTCCGCGAAAAGGCAGATGCCATTGGCGGAACAGCCATCGGTATCACCTTTGACCCCCACCCTCTTGTGGTGATCCGGCCCGATCACAGACCTCCCCTCATTACCATGAAAGAACAGAAAATTGAACTCATCACCGCAACAGGGATGCTGGACGTTCTGCTGGTGCTGCCTTTTGACAAAAAATTTGCTACCATACCTGCAGAAGATTTCATCCGGAAATTTCTGATCCAGACCATAGGAATGCAGGGTATTATAGTGGGACCGGACTACGCCTTTGGCCGCAATCGCGAAGGAAGCATTGAGCTTCTTGAAAGGCTGGGAGCAGAACTTGATTTTGATGTTACCGTTCCCCAGTGGATCACATCCGAAAACAGACATGAGCGGATCAGCAGCACAAAAATTCGGGAGGTTGTAGCCCTGGGGAATGTAGAAGCTGCCGTTCCCATGCTGGGCCGCTACTATCAGGTACGGGGCCGGGTTGAGAGCGGACGGCAGAGAGGCGGACGACTTCTGGGCTTCCCAACGGCAAATATAGGGCTTCAGGACGAACTCTGCCCTGCCGCCGGTGTCTATGCCGTTACCGCAGAGACCCATCAGGGTACCCATCTTGGCGTTGCCAATATCGGATACAGCCCTACTTTTGATGACAACATCTTTACCGTGGAAGTTCACATTCTGGATTTTTCAGAAAATATTTACGGAAAACAAATCAGGATCAACTTTATTCAGAGATTAAGGGGAGAAAAAAAATTTTCCGGTATAGAGGCTCTGTCTCAGCAGATTCACTATGATATTGAGAAAGCCAGGGAAATATTCAACCAAAAAGAACTGAAAGAAAAACCATGA
- a CDS encoding lysylphosphatidylglycerol synthase transmembrane domain-containing protein, with the protein MNKAQQTGMIIALPLSLGALYLAFRHVPMVELTAYFTSLNYVWLLPAILFCLLGYVLRALRWQLLLRHKRQLRFLPAFHPMMIGFMLNSILPGRVGEVVRPALLARKEKIPFPTAFSTIAAERVLDLAILLSLLALIFGFADMTSAEVHSFGDYRLSTDTLALIAKNMALLCLALIGIIICLQINTLRNHGKAILRKLVSHLPGLSAGNRKTMENRVLPSMEKLLDQIASGFDGLRKPSRLLLCLVFSLGVWLIQVLPFWFLAQAGTGIPATMVQLTAVMVLVNFFIAIPSVPGFWGIWEAGIVFSLALFGIRGADAAGYALLTHAVLMFPVIFVGLGSALLTGFRFSANHDPEACQKDLNDCDNLKKR; encoded by the coding sequence ATGAATAAAGCACAGCAAACGGGCATGATCATAGCACTTCCCCTTTCCTTGGGAGCTCTGTATCTCGCCTTCCGCCATGTACCCATGGTGGAGCTGACTGCTTACTTCACCAGCCTGAACTACGTCTGGCTGCTGCCCGCCATCCTTTTCTGTCTTTTGGGCTATGTGCTCCGAGCATTGCGCTGGCAACTGCTGCTTCGGCATAAAAGGCAACTGCGGTTTCTCCCGGCCTTTCATCCCATGATGATCGGTTTTATGCTCAACAGCATCCTTCCCGGCCGTGTAGGGGAAGTAGTCCGACCGGCACTTCTGGCCAGAAAGGAAAAGATTCCCTTTCCCACAGCTTTTTCCACCATTGCGGCAGAGCGTGTTCTCGACCTTGCGATTCTTCTCAGCCTCCTCGCACTGATTTTTGGTTTCGCCGACATGACTTCCGCTGAGGTTCACTCTTTCGGGGATTACAGATTAAGCACGGATACCCTTGCTCTTATAGCAAAAAACATGGCCTTGCTCTGCCTGGCCCTTATAGGCATTATCATCTGCCTTCAGATCAACACCCTCAGAAATCATGGAAAAGCCATACTCCGCAAATTGGTTTCCCATCTCCCCGGCCTGTCTGCAGGAAATCGGAAAACCATGGAAAACCGAGTTCTTCCGTCAATGGAAAAACTGCTGGATCAGATTGCCTCCGGTTTTGATGGCCTCCGGAAGCCGTCAAGACTTCTCCTCTGCCTGGTGTTTTCCCTTGGGGTATGGCTGATACAAGTGCTGCCATTCTGGTTCCTTGCACAGGCAGGGACAGGGATCCCGGCCACCATGGTTCAGCTGACAGCCGTCATGGTACTGGTAAACTTTTTCATAGCCATCCCTTCTGTTCCGGGATTCTGGGGAATATGGGAAGCAGGTATTGTTTTCAGCCTGGCTCTCTTTGGTATACGGGGAGCCGATGCCGCAGGCTACGCACTGCTTACCCATGCTGTCCTCATGTTTCCAGTAATCTTTGTGGGACTGGGTTCCGCCCTTCTTACAGGATTTCGTTTTTCGGCCAACCATGATCCGGAGGCCTGCCAGAAAGATCTGAACGATTGTGACAACCTCAAAAAACGCTGA
- a CDS encoding TRAP transporter large permease, which translates to MTTPDMILLLILLGAMAAYIPVFICLVFTGLAGFLLFTDMPVLLVFQTLLRSLDNFALVVVLFFILCGNVMTSGKIVEKLIRVAQAFVGFLPGGLGMAGVLACAFFGAISGSTVATVVAIGGFMIPALKAHGYPESYAAGVMTTAPNLGVIIPPSIGMILYSMISNVSLEGLFLTGFIPGILIVLATCLYTAWIFRNNKDLHTTQLNGKEMLASIKDGVWALLLPVIIFGGIFSGIFTANEAAVVASLYAILVEMLIHKSMGLKRLKEVVVDSAITSASLLIIVAGATVFGRYMTLQNIPGRITDAVLTGVSSPEMLLLLLNIMLLCVGMFMDIISATLILGPVLVPIIIHYGIDPMHFGLILTINLALGYCTPPVGVSLFITGSVARKNLLFMSKAVMPFLIIQIIVLLFLTYVPSVVLWLPRLLGYIP; encoded by the coding sequence ATGACAACACCCGATATGATCCTTCTTCTTATTCTTCTTGGCGCAATGGCAGCGTATATTCCCGTTTTTATCTGTCTTGTCTTCACTGGCCTTGCAGGATTTCTGCTGTTTACGGATATGCCCGTTCTGCTGGTATTCCAGACATTGCTTCGCAGTCTTGATAACTTTGCCCTGGTGGTTGTTTTATTTTTCATACTCTGCGGCAACGTCATGACTTCCGGGAAAATAGTGGAAAAACTCATACGGGTCGCCCAGGCTTTTGTTGGTTTTCTGCCCGGAGGCCTTGGAATGGCTGGCGTGCTTGCCTGTGCCTTTTTCGGTGCCATTTCAGGATCCACAGTCGCTACGGTTGTGGCCATAGGCGGATTTATGATTCCCGCATTAAAAGCCCACGGCTACCCGGAAAGCTATGCCGCAGGAGTTATGACCACAGCACCCAATCTGGGAGTCATCATTCCTCCCAGCATCGGCATGATCCTTTACAGTATGATCAGCAATGTGTCGCTGGAAGGACTGTTTCTCACGGGATTTATTCCCGGAATACTCATTGTCCTTGCCACTTGTCTCTATACGGCATGGATATTCCGTAACAACAAAGACCTGCATACCACCCAGCTGAACGGAAAGGAAATGCTGGCTTCCATAAAGGATGGCGTATGGGCACTTCTTCTGCCCGTAATCATTTTTGGAGGTATTTTTTCTGGGATTTTTACAGCTAACGAGGCTGCTGTGGTGGCTTCGCTCTATGCCATTCTTGTAGAAATGCTTATCCACAAGTCCATGGGCCTCAAACGGCTGAAAGAAGTAGTGGTGGATTCTGCCATTACGTCGGCAAGCCTCTTGATTATTGTGGCAGGAGCTACGGTTTTTGGCCGGTACATGACCCTGCAGAACATACCCGGTCGTATTACGGACGCTGTTCTTACGGGGGTCAGCTCTCCGGAAATGCTGCTTCTCCTGTTAAACATAATGCTTCTTTGTGTGGGCATGTTCATGGATATTATTTCCGCCACACTCATCCTTGGCCCAGTTCTCGTACCCATTATCATCCATTACGGCATTGATCCCATGCATTTCGGACTTATTCTCACCATCAATCTGGCACTGGGATACTGCACCCCCCCCGTGGGAGTCAGTCTGTTCATTACAGGCTCCGTGGCTCGTAAAAACCTTCTTTTCATGTCAAAGGCTGTCATGCCTTTTCTGATCATACAGATTATTGTGCTTCTTTTTCTCACTTATGTTCCCAGCGTGGTACTCTGGCTGCCCCGGCTGCTGGGTTATATTCCGTAA
- a CDS encoding TetR/AcrR family transcriptional regulator: MITKQQLKSRQTQEELMAAAILVFGKKGYTAATIAEITEAAGYAKGNFYRYWKSKDELFLDIMQARMQLHREERKLPLKAASTGEEALAVLVDFLEALIADDEWPKIFLEFTVQASGDQEVREKLNTHIYRLSSELFADILLPYAKDYEKLRKLGALVTALFEGYLIQRRMGSTVLDQRDLRAAILELGRPLFYPPPEKPRRS; encoded by the coding sequence ATGATCACAAAACAACAGCTTAAATCCAGACAGACCCAGGAAGAACTGATGGCAGCCGCCATCCTCGTTTTCGGTAAAAAAGGCTATACAGCTGCAACCATAGCCGAAATTACGGAAGCAGCCGGTTATGCCAAAGGAAATTTCTACAGATACTGGAAAAGTAAAGATGAACTCTTTCTTGATATCATGCAGGCAAGAATGCAGCTCCACAGAGAAGAAAGAAAACTGCCACTGAAAGCTGCCTCCACAGGAGAAGAAGCTCTGGCCGTACTGGTAGATTTTCTGGAAGCCCTGATAGCCGATGATGAATGGCCAAAAATTTTTCTGGAATTCACTGTGCAGGCTTCAGGAGACCAGGAAGTCCGGGAGAAACTCAATACCCACATATATCGGCTTTCCAGCGAGCTCTTTGCTGATATATTGCTGCCATATGCAAAAGATTACGAAAAGCTCCGGAAACTTGGGGCACTGGTTACCGCTCTTTTTGAGGGCTACCTGATTCAGCGCCGGATGGGCAGCACGGTTCTCGACCAGAGAGATCTTCGTGCAGCCATCCTCGAACTGGGTCGCCCTCTTTTTTATCCACCGCCTGAAAAACCCAGGCGGTCTTAA
- the def gene encoding peptide deformylase gives MALRSILTYPDPFLKQPASAVKNFGDSLQRLLSDMADTMYEAPGVGLAANQIGVNASILIFDPDPDPEKRNYRVLANPVIIESDGTFISEDEGCLSVPDFRATVKRYNRIRVEAKNENGEPICLDLEGFPAVIVQHEMDHLHGLLFIDRISPLKRNLYTRRVAKQLRRETA, from the coding sequence ATGGCCCTACGTTCCATTCTCACATATCCGGATCCTTTTTTAAAACAACCGGCATCTGCAGTTAAAAATTTTGGTGACAGTCTCCAGCGACTTCTTAGCGACATGGCCGATACCATGTATGAAGCTCCGGGGGTTGGCCTTGCCGCCAATCAAATAGGAGTCAATGCAAGTATCCTCATATTCGACCCCGATCCGGATCCTGAAAAACGAAATTACAGGGTGCTTGCCAATCCAGTAATTATTGAAAGTGACGGCACCTTTATTTCCGAAGACGAGGGATGCCTCAGCGTGCCGGACTTCAGGGCTACGGTAAAACGATATAACCGAATCAGGGTTGAGGCCAAAAATGAAAATGGTGAACCCATATGCCTTGACCTCGAAGGCTTCCCAGCCGTTATAGTGCAACATGAAATGGACCACCTTCACGGCCTTCTTTTCATTGACCGCATCAGCCCGCTCAAACGCAACCTGTACACACGTCGTGTGGCGAAACAGCTTCGCAGGGAGACAGCCTGA
- a CDS encoding DUF3141 domain-containing protein — MEDFAAYITDSMQRQVLFWDILRKRGNIYLEHLEEGQPPVLVFDYEMVLDGRKFERPVNFSLVRILERREANADPLPDKQERREDAETAPRKERPRRPILIIDPRAGHGPGIGGSKQDSEIGMALKNGHPVYFMLFYTEPFKGQTLVDVQQAQVRFLEEVRRRHPDTEKPAIIGNCQAGWAAALVAADRPDVAGPLVLNGSPLSYWSGVEGANPMRYKGGILGGVWINSLLSDLGNGLFDGANLVSNFENLNPSNTYWTKLYNVYDKVDTEEHRFLDFEKWWGGFFMMTRDEIHFIVENLFVGNRLERGKLWLQEGQVLDLKKLEDPIVIFASSGDNITPPQQALNWIPRVYETTEDLKRHKQVIIYIVHEDIGHLGIFVSAKVAQKEHNQIIGSVEMIPYLAPGLYEMVIEEEPSKPWMNDYKVSFVERTVEQIQEYDDGIEDEEAFVPVSTFSQANDAAYKIFVSPFIQKITNRYTAEILKQLHPLRVQRYAISDLNPFMLPFKTMGRFVRKNRKPIDRNTNFFAKIEKNLSSLIEESLDLKRDMNDRKDEFVFKLIYDNPVTKYFFTPAIEGLVYGKKPEEEILAKEERRKTDRELWLSRMEEGGFEEGLARIMVAMMNADAILDRSELIMAQQIIREHPRLRTMEPSQLRKLAVEQSRILQVDREQALNALPKLIHLKKDREEALKIAERIARADEQIQDPERILLDRLRSAMNIADL, encoded by the coding sequence ATGGAGGATTTTGCCGCCTATATAACGGATTCCATGCAGCGGCAGGTTCTTTTCTGGGATATTTTGCGAAAGCGGGGCAATATTTATCTTGAACATCTTGAAGAAGGACAGCCCCCTGTGCTGGTTTTCGATTATGAGATGGTTCTCGATGGACGAAAGTTTGAAAGACCGGTTAACTTTTCTCTGGTCCGGATTCTGGAAAGGCGGGAAGCTAATGCAGATCCTCTGCCGGATAAACAGGAACGGAGAGAAGATGCGGAGACAGCACCAAGAAAGGAAAGACCCCGAAGGCCCATTCTTATCATTGATCCCCGAGCCGGTCATGGTCCGGGTATAGGCGGATCCAAGCAGGATTCAGAGATAGGCATGGCCTTGAAAAATGGCCATCCTGTTTACTTCATGCTTTTTTATACGGAACCGTTTAAAGGGCAGACTCTTGTGGATGTGCAGCAGGCTCAGGTCCGCTTTCTCGAAGAGGTACGGCGCAGGCACCCGGACACGGAAAAGCCGGCCATTATCGGTAACTGCCAGGCTGGCTGGGCTGCGGCTCTTGTTGCCGCAGACAGGCCGGATGTTGCAGGACCTCTGGTACTCAATGGTTCTCCCCTTTCTTATTGGTCCGGTGTGGAGGGAGCCAATCCCATGCGGTATAAGGGGGGCATTCTCGGGGGGGTATGGATCAATTCTCTTTTAAGCGATCTGGGTAACGGTCTCTTTGATGGCGCCAATCTGGTGTCCAATTTTGAGAACCTTAATCCGTCGAATACCTACTGGACCAAATTGTACAACGTATACGACAAGGTCGATACGGAAGAACACCGTTTTTTGGATTTTGAAAAGTGGTGGGGTGGTTTTTTCATGATGACCCGTGATGAAATTCATTTCATTGTCGAAAATCTTTTTGTGGGCAACCGATTGGAACGGGGCAAGCTGTGGCTGCAGGAAGGCCAGGTGCTGGACCTTAAAAAACTGGAGGATCCCATTGTCATATTTGCTTCCAGTGGTGACAATATCACGCCTCCTCAGCAGGCTTTAAACTGGATTCCACGGGTCTATGAAACAACGGAGGACCTGAAGCGGCATAAGCAGGTTATTATCTATATTGTGCATGAGGATATCGGTCATCTGGGAATTTTTGTTTCCGCCAAGGTTGCCCAAAAGGAGCATAACCAGATTATCGGATCTGTGGAGATGATACCCTATCTGGCACCGGGTCTTTATGAGATGGTGATAGAAGAAGAGCCCTCCAAACCCTGGATGAATGATTATAAGGTGAGTTTTGTGGAGCGTACCGTTGAACAGATACAGGAATATGATGACGGTATAGAGGATGAAGAGGCATTTGTTCCGGTTTCCACCTTTTCCCAGGCCAATGATGCCGCCTATAAAATTTTTGTCAGTCCTTTTATTCAAAAAATAACAAACCGGTACACGGCGGAAATTCTAAAGCAGCTCCATCCTTTGCGGGTTCAGCGTTATGCTATATCCGATCTGAACCCTTTCATGCTGCCTTTCAAAACCATGGGCAGGTTTGTGCGTAAAAACCGGAAACCCATTGACAGAAACACCAATTTTTTTGCAAAAATAGAAAAAAATCTGTCCTCACTTATAGAAGAAAGTCTTGACCTGAAAAGAGATATGAATGACAGGAAAGACGAGTTCGTTTTCAAGCTGATTTATGATAATCCGGTCACTAAATATTTCTTTACACCGGCCATTGAAGGGCTTGTCTACGGGAAAAAACCTGAGGAAGAGATTCTGGCGAAGGAAGAACGAAGAAAAACGGATAGGGAGTTATGGCTTTCCCGAATGGAAGAGGGGGGCTTTGAGGAAGGACTGGCGCGGATCATGGTTGCCATGATGAATGCAGATGCCATTCTGGACCGTAGTGAACTGATCATGGCACAACAGATTATCCGGGAGCATCCAAGGTTACGAACCATGGAGCCGTCTCAGCTGAGAAAACTGGCCGTGGAGCAATCCCGTATTTTGCAGGTGGACAGGGAGCAGGCTCTGAATGCGCTGCCTAAACTGATTCATCTGAAAAAAGACAGGGAAGAAGCTTTAAAAATAGCTGAGCGCATTGCCCGTGCGGATGAACAGATTCAGGATCCTGAACGCATTCTTCTGGACAGATTGCGTTCAGCCATGAATATTGCCGATTTGTAA
- a CDS encoding penicillin-binding protein activator LpoB — protein MIRSFFFPVTLLVAWALFTAGCAGTTVQRVDPTEEIALTDRWNATDSRLVSEEMIDDMLSFPWISRWQTGNPRNPQPTVLVMGVRNRSHEHIAVDTFVNDLRRAMIRSGKVDFVAGGDMRDAIRAERLDQEFQATPETAAAIAQETGANFALSGSIDSFVDQVDGRRVTSYQIDLRLIDMTTNREVWSGQKKIQKFQQKSRLRF, from the coding sequence ATGATCCGTTCGTTTTTTTTTCCCGTAACCCTTCTTGTGGCATGGGCGCTTTTTACTGCGGGCTGCGCCGGCACAACTGTTCAGCGGGTTGATCCCACCGAAGAAATTGCCCTGACCGACCGCTGGAATGCAACAGACTCACGCCTTGTTTCCGAAGAAATGATTGATGACATGCTCTCCTTCCCATGGATTTCTAGGTGGCAAACCGGAAACCCGAGAAATCCACAGCCTACTGTTCTTGTGATGGGCGTACGCAACCGTTCCCATGAGCACATTGCCGTAGACACCTTTGTCAACGACCTCCGTCGCGCCATGATCCGTTCCGGAAAAGTCGATTTTGTTGCCGGAGGAGACATGCGTGATGCCATTCGTGCGGAAAGACTGGACCAGGAATTCCAGGCAACGCCGGAAACAGCGGCAGCCATCGCCCAGGAAACTGGTGCCAACTTTGCCCTATCCGGTTCCATTGACTCTTTCGTAGATCAGGTGGATGGTCGCAGAGTAACAAGCTACCAGATAGACCTCCGGCTTATTGACATGACGACCAATCGTGAGGTCTGGTCCGGCCAGAAAAAAATTCAGAAATTCCAGCAGAAAAGTCGCCTGAGATTCTAA